One window from the genome of Streptomyces cadmiisoli encodes:
- a CDS encoding S8 family peptidase: MRTSPALGRKLISVATVSAALLTAATASAAAAPEPAPRAAVPAAQTEAAPGTPADRLIVGYKSGAAEAKSDRAAAADAEAKGAGAEENLDFRRRLGTGAALVGLGEDLTRTDVADVVAEYRADPQVAYVVPDRLNTPQADPNDTDYAKQWDLFEATAGMNVPGAWPTSTGSGVTVAVIDTGYAAHSDLAANIVGGYDFIADTAVSVDGDGRDGNPADPGDWYNAGECGPGVPAGNSSWHGTHVAGTVAAVTGNNKGMAGVAHGAKVSPVRVLGKCGGYDSDIIDAITWASGGTVSGVPANAHVAKVINMSLGGDGACTSATQSAVDAAVNRGTTVVVAAGNDNDNVAGHSPGNCNNVISVAATNRSGAKASYSNYGSLVDIAAPGGQTGTGTANGIYSTLNSGTRTPSTESYAYYQGTSMAAPHIAGLAALMKSAEPALTPAQIESAIKTNARTLPGSCSGGCGAGLADAARTVQAVAGGTPTGPTFSSTSSVAVPDAGAAVESPITVSGRSGNAPAALQVQVDITHTYRGDLVVDLVAPDGSAYRLKSSSSSDSADDVRTTYSVNASAETADGTWKLRVQDVAAQDTGRINAWSLTF; the protein is encoded by the coding sequence TTGCGAACCTCCCCTGCCCTCGGACGCAAGCTGATATCCGTCGCCACCGTCTCGGCGGCACTGCTCACGGCCGCCACCGCGTCGGCCGCCGCGGCCCCGGAACCCGCCCCGCGGGCCGCCGTCCCGGCGGCACAGACCGAAGCGGCCCCCGGCACCCCCGCCGACCGCCTCATCGTCGGCTACAAGTCCGGCGCCGCCGAGGCGAAATCGGACAGGGCCGCAGCGGCCGACGCCGAGGCGAAGGGCGCGGGGGCCGAGGAGAACCTGGACTTCCGGCGCCGGCTGGGCACCGGCGCCGCCCTGGTCGGCCTGGGCGAGGACCTCACGCGGACGGACGTCGCCGACGTCGTCGCCGAGTACCGGGCCGACCCGCAGGTCGCGTACGTCGTACCGGACCGCCTCAACACCCCGCAGGCCGACCCGAACGACACCGACTACGCCAAGCAGTGGGACCTGTTCGAGGCCACCGCCGGCATGAACGTCCCCGGCGCGTGGCCGACCTCCACCGGCAGCGGCGTGACCGTCGCGGTGATCGACACCGGCTACGCGGCGCACTCCGATCTCGCCGCGAACATCGTCGGCGGTTACGACTTCATCGCCGACACCGCCGTGTCCGTCGACGGCGACGGCCGCGACGGCAACCCGGCCGACCCGGGGGACTGGTACAACGCCGGCGAGTGCGGCCCGGGGGTCCCGGCCGGCAACTCCTCGTGGCACGGCACGCACGTGGCCGGCACCGTCGCCGCGGTCACCGGCAACAACAAGGGCATGGCGGGCGTCGCCCACGGCGCGAAGGTCTCCCCGGTCCGCGTGCTCGGCAAGTGCGGCGGCTACGACTCCGACATCATCGACGCCATCACCTGGGCGTCGGGCGGCACCGTCTCCGGTGTACCCGCCAACGCACACGTCGCCAAGGTCATCAACATGAGCCTCGGGGGCGACGGCGCCTGCACCTCGGCCACGCAGAGCGCCGTCGACGCGGCCGTGAACCGGGGCACCACCGTCGTCGTGGCGGCCGGCAACGACAACGACAACGTGGCCGGCCACTCGCCGGGCAACTGCAACAACGTCATCTCGGTCGCCGCGACCAACCGCAGCGGCGCCAAGGCGTCCTACTCCAACTACGGCTCCCTGGTGGACATCGCCGCCCCCGGCGGTCAGACCGGCACCGGCACCGCCAACGGCATCTACTCCACGCTGAACTCCGGCACGCGGACGCCGTCCACGGAGTCGTACGCCTACTACCAGGGCACCAGCATGGCCGCCCCGCACATCGCGGGCCTCGCCGCCCTGATGAAGTCGGCCGAGCCCGCACTGACCCCGGCGCAGATCGAGTCGGCCATCAAGACCAACGCGCGGACGCTGCCCGGTTCGTGCTCCGGCGGCTGCGGCGCGGGTCTCGCCGACGCGGCCAGAACGGTCCAGGCGGTGGCCGGGGGTACGCCCACCGGCCCCACCTTCTCCAGCACCTCCTCCGTCGCCGTACCGGACGCGGGGGCGGCGGTGGAGTCGCCGATCACCGTCAGCGGCCGCAGCGGCAACGCGCCCGCCGCGCTTCAGGTCCAGGTCGACATCACTCACACCTACCGCGGTGACCTGGTCGTCGACCTGGTCGCGCCGGACGGCTCGGCGTACCGCCTGAAGTCCTCCAGTTCCTCGGACTCCGCGGACGACGTCAGGACCACCTACTCGGTGAACGCCTCGGCCGAGACGGCCGACGGCACCTGGAAGCTACGGGTCCAGGACGTCGCCGCCCAGGACACGGGCCGGATCAACGCCTGGAGCCTGACCTTCTGA
- a CDS encoding ScbR family autoregulator-binding transcription factor, which produces MARQLRAEQTRATIITAAADLFDRHGYESTSLSDIVEHAEVTKGALYFHFAAKEDLAHAIMELQSQALRRLAREVDGWDCSSLEALMRITFGLTRLTVEGPVARAGLRLATGGVGVRPPLPHPFTEWREIVSRRLLGAVKESDIHPDVDIDVVTHSLVSFFVGIRVTGRTLESQLRLPRRVTEMWYVLIRGLVPVTRRPRYLALATHLEREIRIG; this is translated from the coding sequence ATGGCGAGGCAGTTACGAGCCGAACAGACCCGCGCGACGATCATCACGGCCGCTGCCGACCTGTTCGACCGTCATGGTTACGAGTCGACCAGCCTCAGCGACATCGTCGAGCACGCCGAGGTCACCAAAGGCGCGCTGTACTTCCACTTCGCGGCCAAGGAGGACCTGGCGCACGCCATCATGGAACTCCAGTCGCAGGCCCTGCGCCGGCTCGCCCGCGAGGTGGACGGCTGGGACTGCTCGTCGCTGGAGGCCCTGATGCGCATCACCTTCGGCCTGACCCGGCTGACCGTCGAGGGCCCCGTCGCCCGGGCCGGACTGCGCCTGGCCACCGGGGGTGTGGGAGTGCGGCCCCCACTGCCGCACCCGTTCACCGAGTGGCGGGAGATCGTCTCGCGCAGACTGCTCGGCGCCGTCAAGGAGTCCGACATCCACCCCGACGTCGACATCGACGTCGTCACCCACTCCCTGGTCAGCTTCTTCGTCGGTATACGCGTCACGGGCCGCACCCTGGAGTCGCAGCTCCGGCTGCCCCGCCGGGTGACCGAGATGTGGTACGTCCTGATCCGCGGCCTCGTACCGGTGACCAGGCGACCGCGCTATCTCGCCCTCGCCACGCACCTGGAGCGGGAGATCAGAATCGGCTGA
- a CDS encoding ScbR family autoregulator-binding transcription factor — protein sequence MAKQERAIRTRRAILEAAGAVFDEHGYTTTTIAMVLERAEVTKGALYFHFPSKESLAQAVLDEQVPFGAIPSQPCKLQEVIDITFVVGQRLLSNALLRGSVRLAVDQCAPPGVDHTGPFRQWADHLTPLMEQARRQGELLPTVDPRDTVELLVGSFTGIQLMARALTGRADLGRRLSVLWSHMLPSIAVPGLLLGLDSRADRGARVLGSLDSLEPLDPLARAVS from the coding sequence ATGGCGAAACAGGAGCGCGCCATCAGGACACGCAGGGCGATCCTGGAAGCGGCGGGCGCGGTCTTCGACGAGCACGGCTACACCACGACCACCATCGCCATGGTTCTGGAGCGTGCCGAAGTCACCAAAGGCGCGCTGTACTTCCATTTTCCCTCCAAGGAATCGCTCGCTCAGGCGGTCCTCGACGAGCAGGTGCCGTTCGGCGCGATTCCCTCGCAGCCCTGCAAGTTGCAGGAGGTCATCGACATCACGTTCGTCGTCGGCCAGCGGCTGCTGAGCAACGCGCTGCTGCGCGGCAGCGTGCGGCTGGCGGTGGATCAGTGCGCGCCGCCCGGGGTCGACCACACCGGACCGTTCCGGCAGTGGGCCGACCATCTGACACCGCTGATGGAACAGGCCCGCAGACAGGGGGAGTTGCTGCCGACGGTGGACCCCCGGGACACGGTGGAGCTGCTGGTGGGCTCGTTCACCGGCATCCAGTTGATGGCACGCGCCCTGACCGGTCGCGCCGATCTGGGCCGGCGGCTGTCCGTGCTGTGGTCCCACATGCTGCCGAGCATCGCGGTGCCGGGTCTGCTGCTGGGCCTCGACAGCCGGGCGGACCGGGGCGCGCGGGTCCTCGGTTCGCTCGACTCCCTCGAACCGCTCGACCCGCTCGCCAGGGCGGTCTCGTGA
- a CDS encoding ScbA/BarX family gamma-butyrolactone biosynthesis protein has translation MPQPRQLAETPSLMATVPRQFVHRAAVAETFLTDWKRNGEDRFSVSAQWPRAHGLHVSSDRSAYEPLLVVETVRQAGTLIAHTEYDVPLGFHFVLQQFEVDTFPEHLTLGPVPAEPVVELDFAEVRHRGGRTAGARYTAEVHVEGAHVASARVAFTCVGDSVYRRLRGGRTPDTVSARSVPPGLPADTVGRALPADVVLAPTERDDRWQLRIDTGHAVFFDHPLDHAPGMLLLEAARQAAWAGAAKTGPPASFHAVFHRYAELDEPVWIEAEEQQGGGVNVLATQEGAKVFECQVGVIDE, from the coding sequence ATGCCTCAACCGCGGCAGCTTGCCGAAACCCCGTCCCTGATGGCGACCGTCCCCCGGCAGTTCGTCCACCGGGCCGCCGTCGCCGAGACCTTCCTGACCGACTGGAAACGGAACGGTGAGGACCGATTCTCGGTCTCCGCCCAGTGGCCGCGCGCACACGGGTTACACGTGTCCTCCGACCGCTCCGCCTACGAGCCGCTGCTCGTCGTGGAGACGGTGCGCCAGGCCGGGACACTGATCGCGCACACCGAGTACGACGTACCACTGGGGTTCCATTTCGTGCTCCAGCAGTTCGAAGTGGACACATTTCCTGAGCATTTGACGCTCGGTCCCGTACCGGCCGAACCCGTCGTCGAACTCGACTTCGCCGAAGTGCGTCACCGCGGCGGCAGGACGGCCGGCGCCCGCTACACCGCCGAAGTCCACGTGGAGGGCGCGCACGTGGCGTCCGCGAGAGTGGCCTTCACCTGCGTCGGCGACTCCGTCTACCGCCGTCTGCGCGGCGGCCGCACCCCCGACACCGTGTCCGCCCGGTCCGTGCCGCCCGGACTGCCCGCGGACACCGTGGGCCGCGCCCTGCCCGCGGACGTCGTACTGGCTCCGACGGAGCGCGACGACCGCTGGCAACTGCGAATTGATACGGGACATGCTGTTTTTTTCGACCACCCTCTCGACCACGCGCCCGGCATGCTCCTGCTGGAGGCCGCCCGCCAGGCCGCCTGGGCCGGAGCGGCGAAGACCGGCCCACCCGCCTCCTTCCACGCGGTCTTCCATCGCTACGCCGAACTGGACGAACCCGTCTGGATCGAGGCCGAGGAGCAACAGGGGGGCGGGGTGAACGTGTTGGCCACACAAGAGGGGGCGAAGGTCTTCGAGTGCCAGGTGGGCGTCATCGACGAGTGA
- the cyc2 gene encoding germacradienol/geosmin synthase Cyc2, translating into MTQQPFELPHFYMPYPARLNPHLDRARAHSTQWARDMGMLEGSGIWEQADLDAHDYGLLCAYTHPDCDAEALSLITDWYVWVFFFDDHFLEIFKRSQDRAGGKAYLDRLPLFMPLDLSADVPEPENPVEAGLADLWARTVPSMSADWRRRFAIATEHLLNESLWELSNINEGRIANPVEYIEMRRKVGGAPWSAGLVEYATAEVPASVAGARPLRVLMETFSDAVHLRNDLFSYQREVEDEGELSNGVLVLETFFGCTTQEAAEAVNDVLTSRLHQFEHTALTEVPALALEKGLTPADVAAIAAYTKGLQDWQSGGHEWHMRSSRYMNDNAVSASPWSGITGLGTSGVDVRSLLAAAGGERLRAYTHVPFQKVGPSLIPDIRMPYQVRLHPGLDGARQRLLDWSHRMGILQEGVWDEDKLHANDLPLCSAGLDPDGTEEALDLSAGWLAWGTYGDDYYPLVFGHRRDLAAARLCTERLSACMPVDGGEPPVPANAMERGLTDLWRRTTVTMDQEARRRLKASVDVMTESWLWELGNQIQNRVPDPVDYLEMRRATFGSDLTLSLCRMGHGPGIPAEVYRSGPVRSLENAAMDFACLVNDVFSYQKEIEYEGEIHNAVLVVQHFFGTDYPTALGIVGDLLNQRMEQFEHVAATELPVVCADFRLTGEARTSLDGYVTALQNWMAGIVNWHRGVDRYKSHHLARRTHGFLPDRASAAVPALLS; encoded by the coding sequence ATGACGCAGCAGCCCTTCGAACTCCCGCACTTCTACATGCCGTATCCCGCGCGGCTGAACCCGCACCTCGACCGGGCCCGGGCCCATTCGACCCAGTGGGCACGCGACATGGGCATGCTGGAGGGTTCCGGGATCTGGGAGCAGGCCGATCTCGACGCGCACGACTACGGCCTGCTCTGCGCCTACACCCATCCCGACTGCGACGCCGAAGCCCTCTCGCTCATCACCGACTGGTACGTGTGGGTCTTCTTCTTCGACGACCACTTCCTGGAGATCTTCAAGCGCAGCCAGGACCGCGCCGGCGGCAAGGCCTACCTGGACCGGCTGCCGCTGTTCATGCCGCTCGACCTGTCGGCCGACGTACCGGAGCCGGAGAACCCGGTGGAGGCGGGTCTCGCCGACCTCTGGGCGCGCACCGTGCCCTCGATGTCCGCCGACTGGCGGCGCCGGTTCGCCATCGCCACGGAGCACCTGCTCAACGAGTCCCTGTGGGAGCTGTCCAACATCAACGAGGGTCGGATCGCCAACCCCGTCGAGTACATCGAGATGCGCCGCAAGGTCGGCGGTGCGCCCTGGTCCGCGGGCCTGGTGGAGTACGCGACCGCCGAGGTGCCCGCCTCCGTCGCCGGCGCCAGGCCGCTCAGGGTCCTGATGGAGACCTTCTCCGACGCCGTCCACCTGCGCAACGACCTGTTCTCCTACCAGCGGGAGGTGGAGGACGAGGGCGAGCTCAGCAACGGCGTCCTCGTGCTGGAGACCTTCTTCGGCTGCACGACGCAGGAGGCCGCCGAGGCCGTCAACGACGTCCTGACCTCCCGGCTCCACCAGTTCGAGCACACCGCGCTCACCGAAGTGCCCGCGCTGGCGCTGGAGAAGGGCCTGACCCCCGCCGACGTCGCCGCGATCGCGGCCTACACGAAGGGGCTCCAGGACTGGCAGTCCGGCGGCCACGAATGGCACATGCGCTCCAGTCGCTACATGAACGACAACGCCGTGTCCGCCTCGCCCTGGAGCGGGATCACGGGGCTCGGCACATCGGGTGTCGACGTGCGGTCGCTGCTCGCCGCCGCCGGCGGGGAACGGCTGCGTGCCTACACGCACGTGCCGTTCCAGAAGGTCGGGCCGTCCCTGATCCCCGACATCCGGATGCCGTACCAGGTCCGGCTGCACCCCGGCCTCGACGGGGCGCGGCAGCGCCTGCTGGACTGGTCGCACCGGATGGGCATCCTCCAGGAGGGCGTCTGGGACGAGGACAAACTCCACGCCAACGACCTGCCGCTGTGCTCGGCCGGACTCGACCCGGACGGCACCGAGGAGGCCCTCGACCTCAGCGCCGGCTGGCTGGCCTGGGGCACCTACGGCGACGACTACTACCCGCTCGTCTTCGGGCACCGCCGTGACCTAGCCGCCGCGCGGCTGTGCACGGAGCGCCTGTCGGCCTGCATGCCCGTCGACGGGGGCGAGCCGCCCGTCCCGGCGAACGCCATGGAGCGCGGTCTGACCGACCTGTGGCGGCGCACCACCGTCACGATGGACCAGGAGGCCCGACGCCGGCTGAAGGCCTCGGTCGACGTGATGACGGAGAGCTGGCTGTGGGAACTGGGCAACCAGATCCAGAACCGTGTCCCCGACCCCGTCGACTATCTGGAGATGCGCCGCGCCACGTTCGGCTCCGACCTCACCCTCAGTCTGTGCCGGATGGGACACGGCCCGGGCATCCCCGCGGAGGTCTACCGCAGCGGCCCGGTCCGCTCGCTGGAGAACGCCGCCATGGACTTCGCGTGCCTCGTCAACGACGTGTTCTCCTACCAGAAGGAGATCGAGTACGAGGGGGAGATCCACAACGCCGTCCTGGTGGTGCAGCACTTCTTCGGCACGGACTATCCGACGGCGCTCGGAATCGTCGGTGACCTGCTGAACCAGCGCATGGAGCAGTTCGAGCACGTGGCGGCCACCGAACTGCCCGTCGTCTGCGCGGACTTCAGGCTGACCGGGGAGGCCCGCACGAGCCTGGACGGTTATGTGACCGCGTTGCAGAACTGGATGGCAGGCATCGTGAACTGGCACCGCGGCGTCGACCGCTACAAGTCGCACCACCTGGCGCGACGCACGCACGGTTTCCTCCCGGACCGCGCCTCGGCCGCCGTGCCCGCTCTCCTCAGCTGA
- a CDS encoding PDZ domain-containing protein, producing MEQTALRPKPMPGREPGDGDASAGPARRPHAARRRGRRLTTLSLGLLLGTVLVLSGIGLGTVGATVIGMSRLAELQRQAGEAGQAGPPAPGARTGPSAPPGPGASVGPVPKAPPSPAAVGATLAVEVVDAEKSGALVVGVHLPGPGHAAGLVRGDVLLTFGGRPVESAADLARAVRAARPGEEVVVTVLHESGGYQQLTVRPGVVT from the coding sequence ATGGAACAGACTGCGTTGCGTCCCAAGCCGATGCCGGGTCGCGAACCGGGCGACGGCGATGCGAGTGCGGGCCCCGCCCGTCGGCCGCACGCCGCGCGCCGGCGCGGGCGGCGGCTCACGACCCTGTCGCTCGGCCTGCTGCTCGGGACGGTACTGGTGCTGTCCGGCATCGGGCTGGGCACGGTGGGTGCCACGGTGATCGGCATGAGCAGGCTCGCGGAACTCCAGCGCCAGGCGGGCGAGGCGGGGCAGGCCGGGCCGCCGGCGCCGGGCGCCCGCACCGGTCCCTCCGCCCCGCCGGGGCCAGGGGCGTCCGTGGGACCCGTACCGAAGGCACCGCCGTCACCGGCCGCCGTCGGCGCCACGCTGGCCGTCGAGGTCGTGGACGCGGAGAAGTCGGGCGCCCTGGTCGTGGGCGTGCACCTCCCGGGCCCCGGTCACGCGGCGGGCCTGGTGCGCGGGGACGTGCTGCTCACCTTCGGCGGCCGCCCCGTCGAGTCCGCCGCGGATCTGGCCCGTGCGGTGCGTGCGGCGCGGCCGGGCGAGGAGGTCGTCGTGACGGTGCTCCACGAGAGCGGCGGGTACCAGCAGTTGACGGTGCGCCCGGGGGTCGTCACATGA
- a CDS encoding NAD(P)H-binding protein: MILLTGATGTVGSLVARRLAGSVPLRLLTRDPSRATGPAGPRVEVVAGDLGDLDGLRRALTGVRAALLVTVDPLTHAHDENFLAAARAAGVRHVVKVTTQSVTEPDATDLVTRWQRENERLLRDCGLSWTLLRPRAFMSNTLGWARSVREEGVVRALNGTTEVAAVDPGDLAEVAARALTDPRAHAGRAYALTGPEPVSPRRQTRILAELLGRPLDFVESTGEQALAGLLRRHPEPVARALLASGVRGRDGGKARPDPTLPALLGRPARSYREWATEHLPAFRG, from the coding sequence GTGATCCTGCTGACCGGGGCGACCGGCACCGTCGGCTCGCTGGTCGCCCGGCGCCTGGCCGGCTCCGTACCGCTGCGGCTGCTGACCCGCGACCCGAGCCGCGCGACCGGCCCGGCCGGGCCGCGGGTCGAGGTCGTGGCGGGCGACCTCGGCGACCTCGACGGTCTGCGGCGGGCCCTGACCGGGGTGCGGGCCGCGCTGCTCGTCACCGTCGACCCCCTGACGCACGCCCACGACGAGAACTTCCTGGCGGCCGCGCGCGCGGCGGGAGTCCGCCATGTGGTGAAGGTGACCACCCAGTCGGTGACCGAGCCCGACGCGACCGATCTGGTGACCCGCTGGCAGCGGGAGAACGAGCGGCTGCTCCGTGACTGCGGTCTGTCGTGGACCCTGCTGCGACCGCGTGCCTTCATGTCCAACACGCTGGGCTGGGCCCGCTCGGTCCGGGAGGAGGGCGTGGTGCGCGCGCTGAACGGCACGACCGAGGTCGCCGCGGTCGATCCGGGCGACCTCGCGGAGGTCGCGGCACGGGCGCTGACCGACCCGCGGGCGCACGCGGGACGGGCGTACGCGCTCACCGGACCCGAACCGGTCAGTCCGCGGCGGCAGACGCGGATCCTCGCCGAGCTGCTGGGACGACCGCTCGACTTCGTCGAGTCGACCGGCGAGCAGGCACTGGCGGGGCTGCTGCGCCGCCATCCGGAACCGGTGGCGCGTGCCCTGCTGGCGAGCGGGGTGCGCGGCCGGGACGGCGGGAAGGCCCGCCCCGACCCGACGCTCCCCGCCCTGCTCGGCCGCCCGGCCCGGAGCTACCGGGAGTGGGCGACCGAGCATCTGCCGGCGTTCCGCGGCTGA
- a CDS encoding aminopeptidase P family protein has product MTGTAVARFTADDYRARLERAARAAEDAGLAGLLVAPGPDLVWLTGYAPTAITERLTVLILAAGQDPVLVVPTLEAPDAAKAPGAPALTLRDWTDGKGPYATAAALLDAAGRLGVSDNTWAMHLLGLQNALPGSSYASFTEALPMLRAVKDAAELELLAAAGAAADQAFEEIRTVRFAGRRESDLARDLAGLLRRSGHEQVDFTIVASGPNGADPHHEVGDRVIEPGDMVVLDFGGLKDGYGSDTSRTVHVGEPTEEERRVHDLVREAQEAGFRAVRPGVACQEVDRAARAVIADAGYGEYFIHRTGHGIGVTTHEPPYMIEGEEQPLVPGMCFSVEPGIYLPGRFGVRIEDIVTVTEDGGRRLNDTTRELVIVD; this is encoded by the coding sequence ATGACCGGCACCGCGGTTGCGCGCTTCACCGCCGACGACTACAGGGCCCGTCTGGAGCGCGCGGCGCGGGCGGCCGAGGACGCCGGGCTCGCCGGGCTGCTGGTGGCGCCCGGCCCGGACCTGGTGTGGCTCACCGGCTACGCGCCCACCGCGATCACCGAGCGGCTCACGGTGCTGATCCTCGCCGCCGGGCAGGACCCCGTCCTGGTCGTCCCCACCCTGGAGGCCCCCGACGCCGCGAAGGCCCCGGGCGCCCCCGCACTGACCCTGCGCGACTGGACCGACGGCAAGGGCCCCTACGCCACCGCCGCCGCCCTCCTCGACGCCGCGGGACGCCTCGGGGTCAGCGACAACACCTGGGCCATGCACCTGCTGGGCCTGCAGAACGCCCTGCCCGGCAGCTCCTACGCCTCCTTCACCGAGGCCCTGCCGATGCTGCGCGCCGTCAAGGACGCCGCCGAGCTGGAACTGCTCGCGGCCGCTGGTGCCGCCGCCGACCAGGCCTTCGAGGAGATCCGGACCGTCCGCTTCGCCGGCCGCCGCGAGTCCGACCTCGCCCGCGACCTCGCCGGACTGCTGCGCCGGTCCGGGCACGAGCAGGTCGACTTCACCATCGTCGCCTCCGGCCCGAACGGCGCCGACCCGCACCATGAGGTCGGCGACCGCGTCATCGAACCCGGCGACATGGTCGTCCTCGACTTCGGCGGCCTCAAGGACGGCTACGGATCCGACACCTCCCGCACCGTCCATGTCGGCGAACCGACCGAGGAGGAGCGCCGGGTCCACGACCTCGTGCGCGAGGCCCAGGAGGCGGGCTTCCGGGCGGTGCGGCCCGGTGTCGCCTGCCAGGAGGTCGACCGGGCCGCGCGTGCGGTGATCGCCGACGCCGGGTACGGCGAGTACTTCATCCACCGCACCGGGCACGGCATCGGCGTCACGACCCACGAACCCCCGTACATGATCGAGGGCGAGGAGCAGCCCCTGGTACCCGGGATGTGCTTCTCCGTGGAGCCGGGCATCTACCTGCCGGGCCGCTTCGGAGTGCGCATCGAGGACATCGTGACGGTGACCGAGGACGGCGGCCGCCGCCTCAACGACACCACGCGCGAGCTGGTCATAGTGGACTGA
- a CDS encoding damage-control phosphatase ARMT1 family protein, which translates to MPATAPLLLGDEPGSFPHSVLAERHPAIIRQVRGAFPYGPDRRRALDALLVSCTEGAIEPLPADAHDRDRWGAWGLDTYAGRSWFDVPWLWSESYFYRCLLEAVGHFAPGPWQGIDPFRPDKLAELDSARTDEELAALDGLADLTADEQDRALLHGSLWGNRADLGFRLSAETSDTPAAVPALVADDSDTLWSLLPPSGAGTLYLIADNAGRELVPDLLLVSRLLAGSRVERAVLHVKPHPYYVSDATPADVLDALRRLTAAPGAAATHGRRLWQALTDGRLTVRAHPFSCGPLPYAEMPDDLRAEFASATVTIVKGDLNYRRLVGDRLWAPTTPFADLTGHFPGPVAALRTLKSDVICGLDTRTVTALDAAEGPRWRTGGTHALIQVRA; encoded by the coding sequence ATGCCCGCCACCGCGCCCCTGCTCCTCGGCGACGAACCCGGTTCCTTCCCGCACAGCGTGCTCGCCGAACGGCATCCCGCGATCATCCGGCAGGTGCGCGGGGCCTTCCCCTACGGTCCCGACCGGCGGCGCGCGCTGGACGCGCTGCTCGTGAGCTGCACCGAGGGTGCGATCGAACCGCTGCCGGCCGACGCGCACGACCGGGACCGCTGGGGCGCCTGGGGGCTCGACACCTACGCCGGGCGTTCCTGGTTCGACGTGCCGTGGCTGTGGTCCGAGAGCTACTTCTACCGCTGCCTCCTCGAAGCCGTCGGCCACTTCGCCCCCGGACCCTGGCAGGGCATCGACCCCTTCCGCCCCGACAAGCTCGCCGAACTCGACTCGGCCCGGACGGACGAGGAACTCGCCGCGCTCGACGGCCTGGCGGACCTCACGGCCGACGAACAGGACCGTGCGCTGCTGCACGGCTCGCTCTGGGGCAACCGCGCCGACCTCGGATTCCGGCTGTCCGCCGAAACCTCCGACACCCCGGCCGCCGTCCCCGCCCTGGTCGCCGACGACAGCGACACCCTGTGGTCCCTGCTTCCGCCGTCCGGCGCGGGCACCCTGTACCTCATCGCGGACAACGCCGGCCGCGAACTCGTCCCGGACCTGCTCCTCGTCTCCCGTCTGCTCGCCGGAAGCCGTGTCGAACGGGCCGTCCTGCACGTCAAGCCGCACCCGTACTACGTCTCCGACGCCACCCCGGCCGACGTCCTCGACGCACTGCGCCGGCTGACGGCGGCACCGGGCGCGGCCGCCACGCACGGCCGCAGGCTGTGGCAGGCGCTGACCGACGGCCGTCTCACCGTGCGCGCCCACCCCTTCTCCTGCGGTCCGCTGCCGTACGCCGAGATGCCGGACGACCTGCGGGCCGAGTTCGCCTCGGCCACGGTGACGATCGTGAAGGGCGACCTCAACTACCGCCGGCTCGTCGGCGACCGGCTGTGGGCCCCGACGACACCGTTCGCGGACCTCACCGGACACTTCCCCGGCCCGGTCGCCGCCCTGCGCACCCTGAAGTCCGACGTGATCTGCGGACTCGACACCCGCACCGTGACCGCGCTGGACGCCGCCGAAGGCCCTCGCTGGCGGACCGGCGGCACGCACGCCCTGATCCAGGTCAGGGCCTGA